Proteins found in one Maridesulfovibrio sp. genomic segment:
- a CDS encoding nitrogenase component 1 produces MTTKSKNYTSTTNACKLCTPLGASLAFRGVESSIPFLHGSQGCATYMRRYIISHFREPVDIASSALGEKHAVYGGGPNLKKGILNVMKKYEPKVIGVATTCLTETIGDDVPMYLKEFFDEFGDLDLPNIVQVSTPSYNGTHMDGWHGAVRSMVEQLCTEKAENDGHVNILPNMVSCEDVRHLFDICEDFDLKATILPDISETLDGPAFENYMKIPVGGTPVEDIKKMSGAAATIELGRCLPAKSGGTSLEERFDVANHRIGLPMGLRETDKFFETLESISGNPLPTRYERERGRLVDAYVDGHKYIFGKRAVVYGEEDLVVGLCAFLAEIGVDVILAGSGAKKKGMGEAVKAVTEGVGRTMPEIHEGVDFFDIAERAEELKPDMLIGHSKGYRYAKAWNIPLIRVGFPVHDRFGGQRIPTLGYRGTQYLFDQVVNAMLGKKQADNPVGYGYM; encoded by the coding sequence ATGACAACCAAGAGTAAAAATTACACATCAACGACTAACGCATGTAAACTCTGCACCCCTCTCGGCGCGTCACTCGCCTTCCGCGGAGTAGAAAGTTCAATTCCTTTCCTGCATGGCTCGCAGGGCTGCGCCACATACATGCGCCGTTATATTATCAGCCATTTCCGTGAACCTGTGGATATCGCTTCCTCTGCACTTGGTGAAAAGCACGCTGTATACGGCGGCGGCCCCAACCTCAAAAAGGGTATCCTCAATGTAATGAAGAAATATGAACCGAAAGTAATCGGAGTGGCAACCACCTGCCTGACCGAAACAATCGGTGATGATGTTCCCATGTATCTCAAAGAATTCTTTGATGAATTCGGTGATCTTGATCTGCCTAATATCGTACAGGTTTCAACCCCCAGTTACAATGGAACCCACATGGACGGCTGGCACGGCGCCGTACGTTCCATGGTCGAACAGCTCTGCACTGAAAAGGCGGAGAATGACGGACACGTGAACATCCTGCCCAACATGGTTTCATGCGAGGATGTTCGACACCTCTTTGATATCTGTGAAGATTTCGATTTGAAAGCGACCATCCTGCCTGACATTTCCGAAACCCTCGATGGCCCGGCTTTTGAAAATTACATGAAAATCCCCGTGGGCGGGACCCCGGTTGAAGACATCAAAAAGATGTCCGGAGCCGCCGCAACTATTGAGTTAGGCCGCTGCCTGCCCGCAAAAAGCGGCGGAACCAGCCTTGAAGAAAGGTTCGATGTAGCCAACCACCGCATAGGTCTGCCTATGGGGCTGCGCGAGACTGACAAATTTTTTGAAACTCTAGAAAGCATTTCCGGCAACCCTCTCCCTACCCGTTATGAACGCGAAAGAGGCAGGCTGGTCGATGCCTACGTGGACGGCCACAAATACATCTTCGGTAAAAGGGCGGTTGTATACGGAGAAGAAGACCTCGTCGTCGGACTTTGCGCTTTCCTTGCCGAGATCGGCGTGGACGTAATCCTTGCCGGAAGCGGCGCTAAGAAAAAGGGCATGGGCGAAGCAGTTAAAGCCGTTACCGAAGGCGTTGGGCGTACCATGCCTGAAATCCATGAAGGCGTTGACTTTTTTGACATTGCCGAACGGGCTGAGGAACTGAAACCAGATATGCTCATCGGTCATTCCAAGGGTTACCGCTATGCGAAAGCATGGAACATCCCCCTTATCCGGGTAGGTTTCCCGGTGCATGACCGCTTCGGCGGACAGCGCATCCCGACTCTGGGATACAGGGGAACACAGTATCTTTTCGATCAGGTTGTCAACGCTATGCTCGGAAAGAAACAGGCAGATAACCCTGTCGGCTACGGCTACATGTAA
- a CDS encoding GNAT family N-acetyltransferase: protein MPTTVHIRNANSADLVPMTDLLNSLFSIEKDFSADGSRQMKGLRMLLGNPRARILVAEEHDEVVGMCTGQIVISTAEGGPSILVEDVVVRSDRQGEGIGSMLMEAILGFAVENRATRLQLLADCENTPALKFYNKIGWNKTSMICLRKTNA, encoded by the coding sequence ATGCCGACCACTGTTCACATCCGAAACGCCAACTCTGCTGATCTGGTTCCAATGACCGATCTGCTGAACTCGCTCTTCTCAATTGAGAAAGACTTTTCAGCGGATGGAAGCAGACAGATGAAAGGACTCAGAATGCTGCTAGGCAACCCCCGTGCACGCATTCTTGTTGCGGAAGAACATGATGAAGTGGTCGGTATGTGCACCGGTCAGATAGTAATCTCAACAGCGGAAGGAGGCCCGTCAATCCTCGTAGAAGACGTGGTTGTCCGTTCCGACAGACAAGGGGAGGGAATAGGTTCCATGCTCATGGAAGCCATCCTCGGATTCGCAGTAGAAAATAGAGCAACACGGCTGCAATTACTTGCAGACTGCGAAAACACCCCGGCCCTTAAATTTTACAATAAAATCGGCTGGAACAAGACCAGCATGATCTGCCTTCGTAAAACGAACGCATAG
- the nifE gene encoding nitrogenase iron-molybdenum cofactor biosynthesis protein NifE, with translation MNEYTILDERKGQIHRTGEGALDIACNRESLAGAVSQRACVFCGSRVVLYPIADALHLVHGPIGCAVYTWDIRGALSSGPELHRLSFSTDLQETDVIFGGEKKLEAALDELIDRHSPKAAFVYSTCIVGIIGDDLEAVCRKMSEKKGIPVLPVQSEGFKGSKREGYLAACKAMFKLVGTEDVSDVSPLSVNILGDFNLAGEIWIIREYFRKMGVEVVANITGDGRVKDIGRSHGAALNLVQCSGATLDLAKMMKEKYGKPYMRVSYLGIEDMADSLYQVADFFKDVDPDIVKRTEDLVRDELSKLMPELARMRKDLEGKKVAMYVGGSFKAFSLLKAFRHLGMKVVMVGSQTGTKEDYAELERISDPGTILVDDANPLELSAFIKEKDVDIFVGGVKERPIAFKMGVGFCDHNHERKEALEGFEGMLNFAREIHSSAMSPVWNFVPRRAKKEGV, from the coding sequence ATGAATGAATACACAATTTTAGACGAACGTAAGGGGCAGATCCACCGCACGGGCGAGGGAGCACTGGACATTGCCTGCAACCGGGAATCACTCGCCGGAGCTGTCAGCCAGAGAGCCTGTGTTTTCTGCGGTTCAAGGGTCGTCCTTTACCCCATAGCCGATGCCCTGCACCTGGTGCACGGGCCAATCGGCTGTGCGGTCTACACATGGGATATTCGCGGCGCGCTTTCCAGCGGACCGGAACTGCATCGCCTCTCTTTCTCCACCGACCTGCAGGAGACTGACGTTATCTTCGGCGGTGAGAAAAAACTGGAAGCGGCCCTCGATGAACTCATTGACCGCCACAGCCCTAAAGCAGCCTTTGTATATTCCACCTGCATAGTAGGCATCATCGGTGATGATCTTGAAGCGGTCTGTAGAAAAATGTCCGAGAAGAAAGGCATTCCCGTTCTTCCGGTTCAGTCCGAAGGTTTCAAAGGCAGCAAACGCGAAGGTTATCTCGCAGCATGTAAAGCCATGTTCAAGCTGGTCGGGACTGAAGATGTTTCAGATGTTTCACCTCTTTCGGTGAACATTCTCGGCGACTTCAACCTTGCCGGGGAAATCTGGATTATACGTGAATATTTCAGAAAGATGGGGGTGGAAGTCGTTGCCAACATAACCGGCGACGGGCGTGTGAAAGATATCGGGCGCAGCCACGGTGCGGCCCTTAATCTTGTACAGTGTTCGGGTGCGACATTGGATTTGGCAAAAATGATGAAGGAGAAATACGGCAAGCCTTATATGCGCGTCTCCTACCTCGGCATCGAAGATATGGCCGACTCCCTCTATCAGGTTGCTGATTTCTTCAAGGATGTCGACCCGGACATTGTCAAACGCACGGAAGATCTCGTACGGGATGAACTCTCAAAACTCATGCCCGAGCTTGCCCGCATGCGCAAGGACCTCGAAGGCAAGAAGGTCGCCATGTACGTAGGTGGATCATTCAAGGCTTTCTCCCTGCTCAAGGCTTTCCGGCACCTAGGTATGAAGGTTGTCATGGTCGGTTCCCAGACCGGAACCAAGGAAGATTACGCTGAACTGGAACGTATCTCTGATCCCGGAACGATTCTCGTGGATGATGCAAATCCGCTGGAGCTTTCCGCTTTCATCAAAGAGAAAGACGTCGACATCTTTGTCGGCGGAGTAAAGGAACGCCCCATCGCATTCAAAATGGGAGTAGGATTCTGCGACCACAATCACGAGCGCAAAGAAGCCCTTGAAGGCTTTGAAGGAATGCTCAACTTCGCACGAGAAATCCACTCCTCAGCAATGAGCCCGGTCTGGAATTTTGTCCCCCGTAGAGCCAAGAAGGAAGGAGTATAG
- the nifK gene encoding nitrogenase molybdenum-iron protein subunit beta, translated as MLLRHTPTEISDRKTLVINPAKTCQPIGAMYAALGIKGCLPHSHGSQGCCAYHRSMLTRHYKEPVSAATSSFTEGASVFGGQANLIQAINNIFSVYEPEVIAVHTTCLSETIGDDLKQIITKATKEGKIPEGKTVFGAPTPSYVGSHVTGFSNMVKAMAQLAEPTSEKNGKVNIIPGWVEPSDMEEIKRLCSMIGVDITMFPDTSGVLNGPLSGEYKMFPDGGVTIKELKEAGQATGTIALGEWCSADGARWLDSKHKVPCTVLDMPFGLKATDRFIDVLRTVAGASIPDSISYERGQLVDMISDMHQYFYGKKVAIYGDPDQLISMVEFLRSIDMCPVYVVTGTPGKKFEKRIKELTADMPYEVKVKAKGDMFLLHQWIKNEPVDLLMGNSYGKYIARDEDIPFLRWGFPITDRQGHQYFPTVGYKGGLRLLEKILGLLLDRKDRDSPEETFELVL; from the coding sequence ATGTTACTCAGACACACACCCACAGAAATATCGGATCGTAAGACACTGGTCATCAACCCGGCTAAAACTTGTCAGCCTATCGGTGCAATGTATGCCGCACTGGGCATCAAGGGCTGCCTGCCCCATTCACATGGTTCACAGGGCTGCTGCGCCTACCACAGGTCCATGCTGACCAGACATTATAAAGAACCTGTATCCGCCGCGACCAGTTCCTTTACTGAAGGCGCATCCGTTTTCGGCGGTCAGGCCAACCTCATTCAGGCCATCAACAATATCTTCTCGGTTTATGAGCCGGAAGTGATAGCCGTTCACACAACCTGCCTTTCCGAAACTATCGGTGACGACTTGAAACAGATCATCACCAAGGCAACCAAGGAAGGCAAGATACCGGAAGGTAAGACCGTTTTCGGCGCACCGACCCCCAGTTATGTGGGTTCACACGTCACCGGTTTCTCCAACATGGTTAAGGCCATGGCCCAGCTCGCTGAGCCTACTTCTGAAAAGAACGGCAAAGTCAATATTATTCCCGGTTGGGTAGAACCCAGCGACATGGAAGAGATTAAACGTCTTTGCTCCATGATCGGCGTGGACATCACCATGTTTCCGGATACCTCCGGCGTACTTAACGGCCCCCTGAGCGGCGAATACAAGATGTTCCCCGACGGCGGCGTAACCATCAAGGAACTCAAGGAAGCCGGACAGGCTACCGGTACCATCGCCCTCGGTGAATGGTGTTCCGCAGACGGCGCACGCTGGCTTGATTCCAAACACAAAGTACCCTGTACCGTATTGGATATGCCCTTCGGCCTGAAAGCAACCGACCGTTTCATTGATGTGCTGCGTACCGTAGCAGGTGCTTCAATCCCTGACAGCATCTCTTACGAACGCGGACAGCTGGTAGACATGATCTCTGACATGCACCAGTACTTCTACGGCAAAAAGGTCGCCATTTACGGTGATCCTGACCAGCTCATCTCCATGGTGGAATTCCTCCGCTCCATCGATATGTGCCCGGTCTACGTCGTTACCGGTACTCCCGGCAAGAAGTTCGAAAAACGCATCAAAGAACTCACTGCCGACATGCCTTACGAAGTTAAGGTCAAAGCTAAAGGCGACATGTTCCTTCTGCATCAGTGGATCAAAAACGAGCCTGTCGACCTGCTCATGGGTAACTCCTACGGCAAGTATATCGCCCGTGATGAAGACATCCCGTTCCTGCGTTGGGGCTTCCCCATCACTGACCGTCAGGGACACCAGTACTTCCCCACCGTGGGATACAAAGGCGGTCTCCGTCTGCTCGAAAAAATCCTCGGACTGTTGCTGGATCGCAAAGATCGCGACTCCCCCGAAGAAACATTTGAACTCGTACTTTAA
- a CDS encoding (2Fe-2S) ferredoxin domain-containing protein has translation MATPERMIVCCQSFRAAGEPKGICHKQTDGYLQYIEEEIIDRGIDALVVATSCLKQCDNGPILVVQPENWWFKGVDSEEKIDEILDGLEDGEPCADYLLE, from the coding sequence ATGGCTACCCCCGAAAGAATGATTGTTTGTTGTCAGAGTTTCCGCGCTGCGGGTGAACCCAAAGGCATCTGCCACAAGCAGACCGACGGCTATCTGCAATACATTGAAGAAGAGATCATCGACCGAGGCATAGACGCTCTTGTGGTGGCCACCAGCTGTTTAAAACAGTGTGATAACGGCCCTATCCTCGTTGTACAGCCCGAAAACTGGTGGTTCAAGGGTGTGGATTCTGAAGAAAAAATTGATGAAATCCTCGACGGCCTGGAAGACGGCGAACCCTGCGCAGACTACCTGCTTGAATAA
- the nifA gene encoding nif-specific transcriptional activator NifA: protein MYPSLHGLKLSALLAICQAIEQALDLESALDGVLSILSENLSMKRATVTLYDPETRQLSINASYGLSLEEKQRGVYRLDEGVTGRIFQTGEPYYVPDITKEPLFLDKTGARKIVRAKTGFIGVPIILHSEPIGVLNVDRIFGDEIAAEEDVDFLKIVATLIGQFISLNEKILEREAVLKRENTSLKYQISKKTKGLYIVGHSSAMVEVQRQLEKVAPTKATVLLLGESGVGKTLMAKIIHELSDRAKHPFIKVNCASIPENLLESELFGHEKGSFTGASATRPGRFEEADGGTIFLDEIGEFPMGLQAKLLRVLQEKELERIGSNKTRNIDVRILAATNRDLGVLVEHNEFRLDLYYRLNIFPITVPPLRDRKEDITGLLNHFIQKMAEDYGRKMFFTPAALDSLMIYDWPGNVREMQNLLERLVIMSDSEYITLEFLKSYLAPGQRGVPGSSGEDSDPASNDALPHCTSLKEVERNEVVAALERSGWIQYKAAETLGLSARQMGYRVKRYGLESMIAEGRARLRRMKKG from the coding sequence ATGTATCCTTCACTGCATGGACTAAAGCTTTCCGCGTTGCTGGCGATTTGTCAGGCCATTGAGCAGGCGCTTGATCTGGAGTCCGCCCTTGACGGAGTTCTCAGTATTCTTTCCGAGAACTTGAGCATGAAGAGGGCGACAGTGACTCTCTATGATCCAGAGACAAGACAGCTTTCAATCAATGCCTCCTACGGTCTTTCCCTTGAGGAAAAACAGAGAGGGGTCTACCGCCTTGATGAAGGGGTTACCGGGCGTATTTTTCAGACCGGTGAGCCTTACTATGTTCCTGATATAACCAAAGAACCTCTTTTCCTTGATAAAACGGGCGCTCGCAAGATCGTGAGGGCTAAAACCGGTTTCATCGGTGTACCGATTATCCTGCATAGCGAACCTATCGGCGTGCTGAACGTGGACCGTATTTTCGGTGATGAGATAGCGGCGGAAGAAGACGTAGATTTTTTAAAGATTGTAGCTACTCTCATCGGTCAGTTTATAAGCCTTAATGAAAAAATCTTAGAGCGCGAGGCGGTTCTCAAGCGTGAAAATACCTCCCTCAAATATCAGATTTCTAAAAAAACCAAGGGCTTGTACATTGTAGGGCATAGTTCTGCCATGGTCGAGGTTCAGCGGCAGTTGGAAAAGGTTGCACCCACTAAGGCTACGGTTCTGCTGCTTGGTGAATCGGGCGTTGGTAAAACCCTCATGGCCAAGATAATCCATGAGCTTTCAGATCGCGCCAAGCATCCTTTTATTAAAGTAAACTGCGCTTCCATACCTGAAAATCTGCTTGAATCTGAACTTTTCGGCCATGAAAAGGGCTCATTTACCGGTGCTTCCGCTACCAGACCGGGGCGTTTTGAAGAGGCTGACGGCGGAACGATCTTTCTTGATGAGATCGGGGAGTTCCCCATGGGACTTCAGGCCAAACTCCTGCGGGTTTTGCAGGAAAAAGAACTGGAAAGAATCGGTTCAAACAAAACACGCAATATAGATGTGCGTATCCTTGCTGCCACTAACCGCGATCTCGGAGTGCTGGTGGAGCACAATGAATTTCGGCTGGACTTATATTATAGGTTGAACATTTTTCCAATTACCGTACCGCCCCTGCGTGACCGTAAAGAAGATATCACCGGGCTGCTCAATCATTTTATCCAGAAGATGGCCGAAGATTATGGTCGCAAGATGTTTTTTACCCCTGCGGCCCTTGATTCTCTCATGATATATGATTGGCCGGGTAATGTGCGTGAGATGCAGAACCTGCTGGAGCGGCTCGTTATCATGTCCGATTCAGAGTACATCACCCTTGAATTTTTGAAATCATACCTTGCTCCGGGCCAGCGCGGAGTCCCCGGAAGTTCCGGAGAAGACAGCGATCCTGCTTCCAATGACGCGCTTCCGCACTGTACTTCGCTCAAGGAAGTGGAGCGCAATGAAGTTGTCGCCGCTTTGGAAAGAAGTGGGTGGATTCAGTATAAGGCCGCAGAAACTTTGGGCCTTTCTGCCCGTCAGATGGGATACAGGGTCAAGCGTTACGGTCTTGAATCCATGATTGCCGAAGGTCGGGCGCGCCTGCGGCGTATGAAAAAGGGTTAA
- a CDS encoding NifB/NifX family molybdenum-iron cluster-binding protein, producing the protein MTTSTTSHPCFGPSARASAGRIHLQVAPKFFARTRFATETKLPAAMMPEEAFAMLEEKINSGEKIKVVGITGPGDPLADFETTYRTLKMVRDAYPSIVLCLTTLGIGGSKYAEKLAELKISHITVLVDAVDSTNAEKIYAWIRPSTKNIPLPEACEMLVKEQAASIKAFKKAGITVKVNTTIYPENVAQIENIALTVKNLGADIMGLPFFIPEKDSDLSVVDNEDVASARELAAKHIELMEPWLKCGASIALESPISSTLPKPSKNRPNVAVASSSGMDIDLHLGHAHKILIYGPREDGLACLLETRQAPEPGGGESRWEKLAGILDDCFVLLCAAAGENPKKILAANGIRTIVSEENVEGTVDVLYGGGKKGKCKK; encoded by the coding sequence ATGACCACTTCCACCACTTCACATCCCTGTTTCGGCCCCTCTGCCCGCGCATCTGCAGGCCGGATTCACCTTCAGGTCGCTCCGAAATTTTTTGCCCGCACCCGCTTCGCCACTGAGACAAAACTCCCCGCAGCCATGATGCCCGAAGAGGCCTTTGCAATGTTGGAAGAAAAGATCAATTCCGGCGAAAAAATCAAAGTAGTCGGTATCACCGGTCCCGGTGATCCGCTGGCGGATTTCGAGACCACCTACCGGACCCTGAAAATGGTCCGCGACGCATACCCAAGCATTGTTTTATGCCTGACCACCCTGGGCATCGGCGGTTCAAAGTATGCCGAAAAGCTGGCCGAATTAAAAATTTCCCACATCACTGTTTTGGTGGATGCGGTGGATTCTACAAACGCCGAAAAGATCTATGCGTGGATTCGCCCGTCAACCAAAAACATTCCCCTGCCTGAAGCCTGCGAAATGCTCGTTAAAGAACAGGCGGCATCCATAAAAGCCTTCAAGAAGGCAGGTATCACCGTCAAGGTCAACACAACCATTTATCCTGAAAACGTTGCTCAGATAGAAAACATCGCGCTTACGGTGAAAAATCTGGGGGCGGATATCATGGGACTTCCTTTCTTCATTCCTGAAAAGGACAGCGACCTTTCAGTCGTCGACAACGAAGATGTGGCCTCCGCCCGTGAACTGGCTGCAAAGCATATTGAACTCATGGAGCCGTGGCTCAAATGCGGGGCATCCATCGCACTGGAATCACCGATATCAAGTACCCTGCCAAAACCTAGCAAGAACCGCCCGAACGTGGCGGTGGCAAGCTCCAGCGGCATGGATATCGACCTGCATCTGGGCCACGCCCATAAAATTTTGATCTACGGTCCCCGCGAAGACGGCCTTGCCTGTCTGCTGGAAACACGGCAGGCCCCGGAACCCGGCGGAGGGGAATCCCGCTGGGAAAAACTGGCCGGAATCCTCGATGATTGTTTCGTGCTGCTTTGCGCCGCAGCCGGGGAAAACCCTAAAAAAATTCTGGCCGCCAATGGCATCAGAACCATCGTTTCTGAAGAAAACGTTGAGGGCACGGTCGATGTTCTCTACGGCGGCGGCAAAAAAGGCAAGTGCAAGAAATAG
- the nifD gene encoding nitrogenase molybdenum-iron protein alpha chain → MSKTKVVQWDPADIKEELLKKYPPKVARKRAKQIMINEATESEAPPEIVANVRTIPGIITMRGCTYAGCKGVIMGPTRDIVNITHGPIGCGFYSWLTRRNQTSAGPDGDNYMPYCFSTDMQDQDIIFGGEKKLEAAIQEAYDIFHPKGICIFSTCPVGLIGDDVHAVARKMKEKLGDCNVFGFSCEGYKGVSQSAGHHIANNQVFTHLVGENKEPRTEEYKINLLGEYNIGGDGFEIDRVLKKCGITNIATFSGNSTYDQFASAQHADLSCVMCHRSINYVADMLETKYGIPWIKVNFIGAEATAKSLRKIAKYFGDKKLIDKVEAVIAEEMPEVESVAKDVRSRTEGKTAMLFVGGSRAHHYQELFNEMGMKTLSAGYEFGHRDDYEGRSVIPDIKVDADSRNIEEIEVEADPELYKPRKTEAEIKALEDAGYEFKHYDGLNPDMDKGTIIIDDLNQYEAEKLVEILKPDLFCAGIKEKFSIQKLGVPMKQLHSYDSGGPYAGFKGAINFYKEIDRLVGSKVWSYMKAPWQENPELTATFVWE, encoded by the coding sequence AATGATCAATGAAGCGACTGAAAGCGAAGCTCCGCCGGAAATAGTCGCCAACGTAAGAACCATTCCCGGTATCATCACCATGCGCGGCTGTACCTACGCAGGTTGTAAGGGCGTTATCATGGGCCCCACCCGCGACATCGTGAACATCACCCACGGCCCCATCGGCTGCGGATTCTACTCCTGGCTGACCCGCCGTAACCAGACTTCTGCCGGCCCGGATGGTGATAACTATATGCCCTACTGCTTCTCCACAGACATGCAGGATCAGGACATCATCTTCGGCGGTGAAAAGAAACTCGAAGCAGCAATTCAGGAAGCATACGATATTTTTCATCCCAAAGGTATCTGTATCTTCTCCACCTGCCCGGTAGGTCTGATCGGTGATGATGTTCATGCCGTAGCAAGAAAGATGAAAGAAAAACTCGGCGACTGCAACGTATTTGGCTTCTCCTGTGAAGGCTACAAGGGTGTATCCCAGTCCGCCGGTCACCATATTGCGAATAACCAGGTTTTCACCCACCTTGTTGGCGAAAACAAAGAGCCCCGCACCGAAGAATATAAGATCAACCTTCTCGGTGAGTACAACATCGGTGGTGACGGTTTCGAGATTGACCGTGTGCTTAAAAAATGCGGCATCACAAACATCGCAACCTTCTCCGGTAACTCAACTTACGACCAGTTCGCTTCAGCACAGCATGCAGACCTGAGCTGTGTAATGTGTCACCGCTCCATCAACTACGTGGCTGACATGCTGGAAACCAAATACGGTATTCCCTGGATCAAAGTTAACTTTATCGGCGCGGAAGCAACCGCCAAGTCCCTGCGCAAGATAGCGAAATACTTCGGCGACAAAAAACTTATCGACAAAGTCGAAGCAGTTATCGCCGAGGAAATGCCTGAAGTTGAAAGCGTTGCCAAAGACGTGCGTTCACGCACCGAAGGCAAGACTGCGATGCTCTTCGTCGGTGGATCACGCGCTCACCATTATCAGGAACTGTTCAACGAAATGGGCATGAAAACCCTTTCAGCCGGTTACGAATTCGGTCACCGCGATGACTACGAAGGACGTAGCGTTATCCCGGACATCAAAGTTGATGCGGACTCCAGAAACATCGAAGAAATCGAAGTTGAAGCAGATCCAGAACTTTACAAACCGCGTAAGACCGAAGCTGAAATTAAAGCTCTTGAAGACGCAGGATACGAGTTCAAACATTATGACGGCCTGAACCCCGACATGGACAAAGGCACCATCATTATTGACGACCTGAACCAGTACGAAGCTGAAAAACTGGTGGAAATCCTCAAGCCTGACCTTTTCTGCGCAGGTATCAAGGAAAAATTCTCCATCCAGAAGCTGGGCGTACCCATGAAACAGCTGCACAGCTATGACTCTGGCGGACCATACGCCGGTTTCAAAGGTGCGATCAACTTCTACAAAGAAATCGACCGCCTCGTGGGCAGCAAGGTCTGGAGCTACATGAAGGCCCCCTGGCAGGAAAACCCGGAACTGACAGCAACGTTTGTCTGGGAATAG
- a CDS encoding radical SAM protein yields the protein MTKDTTKHPCFNKETAGSCGRVHLPVAPKCNIQCNYCNRKYDCVNESRPGVTSGVLKPFQAAEYMDAVLEKEPRITVAGIAGPGDPFANAEETLETMRLLNKKHPHLIFCLSSNGMGILPYLDELKELEVSHVTITISAVDPAIGAKIYSWVKDGNVVYRGEKGAKVLLERQLAAIKGLKERGITVKVNSIVIPGVNDHHIPEVARVAAELGADIQNMIPLKPTENTKFADLPEPGHEMINPLRKEAGKVIEQMTHCRRCRADAVGLLGEDKSVALCGTLKACSELNPIDVKGPRPYVAVSSREGMLVNQHLGESKEFYIWAEDGEGGFKMVEKRPAPKAGCGPQRWADLAATLSDCRAVLAAAIGETPQEKLAENGIVPHIVGGFIEDALATIYSGGNMDIHKGRRGSIADACCTGTGTKCG from the coding sequence ATGACAAAAGATACCACCAAACATCCCTGTTTTAACAAAGAAACCGCAGGCTCCTGTGGACGTGTACATCTCCCGGTAGCCCCCAAGTGCAACATTCAGTGTAACTACTGCAACCGTAAATACGACTGCGTTAACGAATCCCGCCCCGGTGTGACCAGCGGTGTGCTGAAGCCTTTTCAGGCTGCCGAATACATGGACGCCGTGCTGGAAAAAGAGCCGCGCATCACGGTAGCAGGTATAGCCGGCCCCGGTGATCCTTTCGCCAACGCGGAAGAGACCTTGGAAACCATGCGTCTGCTCAATAAAAAGCATCCGCACCTGATTTTCTGCCTCTCTTCCAACGGCATGGGCATCCTTCCTTATCTTGACGAGCTCAAGGAACTGGAAGTTTCCCATGTAACCATCACAATCAGCGCGGTCGATCCAGCCATCGGTGCCAAGATTTATTCATGGGTTAAAGACGGCAATGTTGTATATCGCGGCGAAAAAGGCGCAAAAGTTTTGCTTGAACGCCAGCTTGCAGCCATCAAAGGATTGAAGGAACGCGGTATTACCGTAAAGGTCAACTCTATTGTCATCCCCGGAGTGAACGACCATCATATTCCGGAAGTGGCCCGCGTGGCTGCTGAACTCGGCGCGGATATTCAGAACATGATTCCGCTCAAGCCGACTGAAAACACCAAATTCGCAGACCTGCCCGAACCGGGTCACGAAATGATAAATCCCCTGCGCAAAGAAGCGGGAAAAGTTATCGAACAGATGACCCATTGCCGTCGTTGCCGGGCAGATGCAGTCGGCCTGCTGGGTGAAGATAAGTCCGTAGCCCTGTGCGGAACTCTTAAAGCGTGCTCCGAGCTGAACCCTATTGATGTTAAAGGCCCTCGTCCTTACGTTGCGGTTTCTTCCCGAGAAGGCATGCTGGTCAATCAGCATCTCGGTGAATCAAAGGAATTTTACATCTGGGCGGAAGACGGTGAAGGCGGATTTAAAATGGTAGAAAAAAGGCCCGCCCCCAAAGCAGGATGCGGTCCGCAGCGCTGGGCAGATCTCGCTGCCACACTCAGTGACTGTCGCGCGGTTCTCGCAGCTGCCATCGGGGAAACTCCGCAGGAAAAACTGGCTGAAAACGGTATTGTACCGCATATAGTCGGTGGATTCATTGAAGACGCGCTGGCAACGATTTACAGCGGCGGGAATATGGATATCCACAAAGGTAGACGGGGAAGCATCGCTGACGCCTGCTGCACCGGAACCGGAACCAAATGCGGATGA